In one Antennarius striatus isolate MH-2024 chromosome 15, ASM4005453v1, whole genome shotgun sequence genomic region, the following are encoded:
- the aif1l gene encoding allograft inflammatory factor 1-like: MPSNTNVQGGKAFARLKEQQMQKLEEINQEYLEDQKYRDEEDLAEKLEGLKNKYAEFDLNDQGEIDLMGLKRMMEKLGVPKTHLELKKMITEVAGNSTAINYRDFVKMMLGKRSAVLKLVLVFEDKANGSPCKPTGPPPKRDIASLP; encoded by the exons ATGCCTTCAAATACAAACGTACaag GAGGGAAAGCCTTCGCCCGCTTGAAGGAGCAGCAGATGCAGAAACTGGAGGAGATCAACCAG gaaTACCTGGAAGACCAGAAATACAGGGATGAAGAAGACCTGGCTGAAAAGTTGGAAGGTCTCAAAA ATAAATACGCTGAGTTCGACCTGAACGACCAAGGAGAGATCG ATCTGATGGGTCTGAAGCGGATGATGGAGAAGCTGGGGGTGCCCAAGACCCACTTGGAGTTGAAAAAAATGATCACGGAAGTTGCCGGGAACAGCACGGCCATCAACTACAGGGACTTTGTGAAGATGATGCTGGGGAAGCGTTCGGCTGTGCTCAAACT AGTCTTGGTCTTTGAAGACAAAGCCAACGGCTCCCCCTGCAAACCGACAGGACCTCCTCCAAAGCGGGACATCGCCAGCCTGCCTTAA